The Pseudomonas sp. DG56-2 genome contains a region encoding:
- the pdxJ gene encoding pyridoxine 5'-phosphate synthase, with product MLLGVNIDHVATLRQARGTRYPDPVKAALDAEEAGADGITVHLREDRRHIQERDVLVLKDVLQTRMNFEMGVTEEMMVFAERIRPAHICLVPETRQELTTEGGLDVAGQEARIKAAVERLSRMGSEVSLFIDADERQIEASRRVGAPAIELHTGRYADAQTPTEVAEELKRVADGVAFGLSQGLIVNAGHGLHYHNVEAVAAIKGINELNIGHALVAHALFVGFKSAVAEMKALIMAASRH from the coding sequence ATGCTCCTCGGCGTGAACATCGACCACGTGGCGACCCTGCGCCAGGCGCGTGGTACGCGTTATCCCGATCCGGTCAAAGCCGCGCTGGACGCCGAGGAGGCCGGTGCAGACGGCATCACCGTGCACCTGCGCGAAGACCGGCGGCATATCCAGGAGCGCGACGTATTGGTGCTCAAGGACGTGCTGCAGACGCGCATGAACTTCGAAATGGGCGTCACCGAAGAAATGATGGTATTCGCTGAGCGCATCCGTCCGGCACACATCTGCCTGGTTCCAGAGACTCGTCAGGAGTTGACCACCGAGGGTGGCCTGGACGTGGCGGGTCAAGAAGCAAGGATCAAAGCCGCAGTTGAGCGCCTGTCACGCATGGGCTCGGAAGTCTCGCTGTTCATCGACGCCGATGAGCGCCAGATCGAAGCCTCGCGCCGTGTAGGCGCGCCTGCCATTGAATTGCACACCGGTCGCTATGCTGATGCCCAAACGCCGACTGAAGTCGCCGAGGAGCTCAAGCGCGTTGCCGATGGCGTGGCGTTTGGCTTGAGCCAGGGCCTGATCGTCAACGCCGGTCATGGCTTGCATTACCACAACGTTGAAGCCGTTGCTGCGATCAAGGGCATCAACGAGTTGAACATTGGCCATGCGCTGGTCGCACATGCTCTGTTTGTTGGGTTCAAGTCGGCAGTCGCGGAGATGAAAGCGCTGATCATGGCAGCTAGCCGCCACTGA
- the cmoB gene encoding tRNA 5-methoxyuridine(34)/uridine 5-oxyacetic acid(34) synthase CmoB: protein MIDLSPLVRRLAGTPLAQWSQGLQAQLDAKMDKGHGDLERWQNALDALPALQPSTVDLLNGLNLDCECDQDTRDRMRQALMGLSPWRKGPFDLFGVHVDTEWRSDWKWSRVAPHLDLKGKRILDVGCGNGYYQWRMLGAGADSVIGVDPNWLFFCQFQAVQRYLPDLPAWHLPFALEDLPANLEGFDTVFSMGVFYHRRSPIEHLLALKDCLVKGGELVLETLVIEGDENQVLVPEDRYAQMRNVWFLPSVPALERWLRRAGFSDVRCVDVSVTSVEEQRSTEWMRYQSLSDFLDPADHSRTVEGLPAPRRAVLVARK, encoded by the coding sequence ATGATTGATCTATCCCCGTTGGTCCGCCGTTTGGCGGGTACTCCCCTCGCACAATGGTCGCAAGGCCTGCAAGCACAGCTGGACGCCAAGATGGACAAGGGCCATGGCGACCTGGAGCGCTGGCAGAATGCCCTGGATGCGCTTCCGGCGTTGCAGCCAAGCACAGTGGACTTGCTCAACGGTCTGAACCTGGATTGCGAGTGCGACCAGGACACTCGCGACCGTATGCGCCAGGCCCTTATGGGGTTATCGCCCTGGCGCAAAGGGCCGTTTGACCTGTTCGGTGTACATGTAGACACCGAGTGGCGTTCGGACTGGAAATGGTCGCGCGTTGCTCCGCATCTGGATCTCAAGGGCAAACGAATTCTGGATGTCGGCTGCGGCAATGGTTATTACCAGTGGCGCATGCTCGGCGCCGGCGCCGACAGTGTGATTGGCGTCGACCCCAACTGGCTGTTCTTCTGCCAGTTCCAGGCCGTGCAGCGGTATCTGCCCGACCTTCCTGCCTGGCACTTGCCTTTCGCGCTGGAAGATCTGCCAGCCAATCTGGAAGGCTTCGATACCGTATTTTCCATGGGTGTGTTCTATCACCGTCGCTCCCCCATCGAACACCTGCTGGCGCTCAAGGACTGCCTGGTAAAAGGCGGCGAGTTGGTGCTGGAAACACTGGTGATCGAAGGCGATGAGAATCAGGTCCTCGTGCCCGAAGACCGTTACGCGCAGATGCGCAATGTCTGGTTTTTACCTTCAGTTCCAGCCTTGGAACGCTGGTTGCGCCGCGCCGGCTTCAGCGATGTACGCTGCGTGGATGTGAGCGTCACCAGCGTTGAAGAACAGCGCAGTACCGAGTGGATGCGTTATCAGTCGCTCAGCGACTTCCTCGACCCAGCCGACCACAGCCGTACTGTTGAAGGCCTGCCCGCGCCGCGTCGCGCAGTGCTGGTGGCGCGTAAATAA
- the cmoA gene encoding carboxy-S-adenosyl-L-methionine synthase CmoA, with protein sequence MSKEPDRLFAQPLGQVPDFAFNEDVVRVFPDMIKRSVPGYPTIVENLGVLAAQFAQPNTALYDLGSSLGAVTQALRRHVRSDGCRVIAIDNSAAMVERCRQYLTAQDSMFQELLPVDVVEGDILALEFQPASVVAMNFTLQFIAPEQRLELLARIRASLLPGGALILSEKLRFDDAQEHALLTDLHVAFKRANGYSELEIAQKRSAIENVMKPDSFEEHRQRLLAAGFSKVVPWFQCLNFASLIALP encoded by the coding sequence GTGAGCAAAGAACCTGACCGCCTATTCGCCCAGCCGCTTGGCCAGGTACCCGACTTCGCCTTCAACGAAGACGTGGTGCGCGTGTTCCCGGACATGATCAAGCGCTCAGTACCGGGTTACCCGACCATTGTCGAGAACCTTGGGGTGTTGGCTGCACAATTCGCTCAGCCGAACACAGCCTTGTATGACCTGGGCAGCTCGCTGGGTGCCGTGACCCAGGCACTGCGCCGGCATGTACGTAGCGACGGCTGTCGGGTTATAGCAATAGACAACTCCGCCGCCATGGTAGAGCGCTGCCGCCAATACCTCACGGCCCAGGACTCGATGTTCCAGGAACTGTTGCCGGTAGACGTAGTCGAGGGAGACATTCTCGCGCTCGAGTTCCAGCCTGCTTCGGTGGTGGCAATGAACTTCACCTTGCAGTTCATTGCACCAGAGCAGCGCCTGGAACTGCTTGCTCGTATCCGTGCTTCGCTGCTACCAGGCGGCGCACTGATTCTTTCCGAAAAATTGCGCTTTGACGATGCCCAAGAGCACGCCCTGCTCACCGACCTGCATGTTGCATTCAAGCGTGCCAATGGCTACAGCGAACTGGAAATAGCCCAGAAACGCAGCGCCATTGAGAACGTGATGAAGCCTGACAGTTTTGAAGAACACCGTCAGCGCTTGTTGGCAGCCGGTTTCTCCAAAGTAGTACCCTGGTTCCAATGCCTTAATTTTGCCTCGTTGATTGCCCTGCCATGA
- a CDS encoding heavy metal sensor histidine kinase, which produces MKPARLSLRLGMSVSLMGAALVLLLACLAVLALDHELDSRARKSLAAKMTQIEHGLSIDLKAGDLQTSAHPLLDVVMGHDNLSLSVIALTGRHSALLTLGPGLDAQALMQIPIHPHLNFNQWRDSNDNHLLTASRLMRLNDGTQVHVLLTVNLADDHSLLLAYLRSTLFALPLLVLLIGFGAWIVVQRGLVPLRRFRQIAEQVSAQQLALRLPVKDLPHELSELASTMNIMLDRLDGGVQQLSQFSDDLAHELRTPIGNLMGKAQVTLARERPIEQYKDVLEASIEELTRLNRIINDMLFLAQVSQPDSQIPLKAVCLADEAKRVSELFEFSSEQKDVSVQVHGWGTIMADRLMVQRALSNVLSNAIRHSPQGQRVEIGIERHGDEVCMWVENRGPGIEPAHLAHLFERFYRVGSGRSRLEGGTGLGLAIVKSIMLAHGGRVEVSSELNGMTRFSLIFPGAQAG; this is translated from the coding sequence ATGAAGCCGGCCAGGCTGTCCCTGCGCCTGGGCATGAGTGTCAGCCTGATGGGCGCTGCGTTGGTGTTGCTGTTGGCGTGCCTGGCTGTGCTCGCCCTGGACCACGAACTGGATAGTCGGGCACGCAAAAGCCTGGCCGCAAAAATGACCCAGATAGAGCATGGCCTGAGCATCGATCTGAAGGCCGGCGACCTGCAAACCTCGGCCCACCCCTTACTGGATGTAGTGATGGGACATGACAACCTGAGTCTGAGTGTAATCGCCCTGACCGGTCGCCACTCGGCCTTGCTCACGCTGGGGCCGGGGTTGGATGCCCAAGCGCTGATGCAGATTCCTATCCACCCCCACCTGAACTTCAACCAATGGCGCGACAGCAATGACAATCATCTGCTGACAGCCTCGCGCCTGATGCGTCTCAATGATGGGACGCAAGTGCATGTGCTGCTGACGGTCAATTTGGCCGACGACCATAGCCTGTTGCTGGCCTATTTGCGCTCGACCCTGTTTGCCTTGCCGCTACTAGTACTTCTGATTGGCTTTGGCGCCTGGATAGTGGTGCAGCGAGGCCTTGTCCCACTGCGCCGCTTCCGCCAGATCGCCGAGCAAGTGTCGGCCCAGCAATTGGCGCTACGCCTGCCAGTGAAGGACTTGCCCCATGAACTCAGCGAATTGGCCAGCACCATGAACATCATGCTTGATCGACTGGATGGAGGCGTGCAGCAGCTTTCACAGTTCTCGGACGATCTGGCCCATGAGCTGCGCACCCCCATCGGTAACCTCATGGGCAAGGCTCAGGTCACCCTGGCCCGTGAGCGTCCTATCGAGCAATACAAGGACGTACTGGAAGCCAGCATCGAGGAACTGACCCGTCTGAACCGCATCATCAATGACATGCTGTTTCTCGCCCAGGTCAGCCAGCCTGATAGTCAAATTCCGCTAAAAGCGGTCTGCCTGGCCGATGAAGCCAAGCGCGTCAGTGAGTTGTTCGAGTTCAGCAGTGAACAGAAGGATGTCAGTGTGCAGGTGCATGGCTGGGGCACGATTATGGCTGATCGCCTGATGGTGCAACGGGCGCTTTCGAACGTGTTGAGCAACGCCATCCGCCATAGCCCACAGGGGCAACGCGTTGAAATTGGGATTGAGCGGCACGGTGACGAAGTATGCATGTGGGTCGAAAACCGCGGACCGGGTATTGAGCCGGCGCATCTAGCACATTTATTCGAGCGCTTTTACCGCGTCGGCTCCGGACGTTCTCGCCTTGAGGGTGGCACCGGGTTGGGCCTGGCGATCGTGAAGTCGATCATGCTCGCGCATGGGGGCCGAGTTGAGGTGAGCAGTGAACTCAATGGTATGACTCGATTCAGCCTGATTTTTCCGGGTGCGCAAGCAGGTTGA
- a CDS encoding heavy metal response regulator transcription factor gives MRLLIIEDELRTADYLQQGLSENGYIVDCAHTGTDGLHMARQHAYDLIILDVNLPELDGWSVLKQLRADASTRIMMLTAHGRLSDRVKGLDLGADDYLLKPFEFPELLARIRSLLRRNDQSLQPSTLKVADLELDPGRHRAYRNGQRIDLTAKEFALLHLLMRQSGEVLSRTQIISLVWDMNFDCDTNVVEVSIRRLRAKIDDPFEDKLIHTLRGVGYVLEARE, from the coding sequence ATGCGCTTATTGATCATCGAGGACGAGCTTCGTACCGCCGATTACTTGCAACAGGGTTTGAGTGAAAACGGCTATATCGTCGATTGCGCCCACACCGGAACCGACGGCTTGCACATGGCCCGCCAGCACGCCTACGACCTGATCATCCTCGACGTCAACCTGCCTGAGCTCGATGGCTGGTCTGTGTTGAAGCAGCTTCGCGCCGACGCCAGCACCCGAATCATGATGTTGACGGCACATGGTCGCCTATCTGATCGCGTCAAAGGCCTGGACCTGGGGGCCGACGATTATTTACTCAAGCCCTTCGAGTTCCCCGAACTGCTCGCGCGAATTCGCAGCCTGTTGCGACGTAACGATCAGAGCCTGCAACCCAGCACTTTGAAAGTCGCCGACCTGGAACTTGATCCGGGTCGCCACCGCGCTTACCGCAACGGACAGCGTATCGATCTGACGGCCAAAGAGTTCGCGTTGTTGCATTTATTGATGCGTCAAAGCGGCGAGGTGCTGTCTCGCACACAGATCATTTCATTGGTCTGGGACATGAATTTCGATTGCGACACCAATGTCGTCGAAGTCTCGATTCGCCGCTTGCGAGCCAAGATCGATGATCCCTTCGAGGACAAACTGATCCATACCCTGCGAGGCGTCGGCTATGTACTCGAGGCGCGCGAATGA
- a CDS encoding protease inhibitor I42 family protein, protein MKINCKLLVLGLPLLMAACAQTPGKHDNLVLEKASQCPVHLEINQTLTLTLPSNPSTGYRWLLQNPASGILRSLGPEVYSHPEDAGVVGSAGQSVWRFQTQAAGEGHLILVYQQPWAPEVRPVQTFDCAINVK, encoded by the coding sequence ATGAAAATCAACTGCAAATTACTCGTCCTTGGCTTGCCCCTGCTGATGGCCGCATGCGCTCAGACGCCAGGCAAGCACGATAACCTGGTATTGGAAAAAGCCAGCCAATGCCCCGTGCACCTGGAGATCAACCAGACGCTCACCCTCACCCTGCCGAGCAATCCCAGCACCGGCTACCGCTGGTTGCTGCAGAACCCTGCTTCCGGGATATTGAGAAGCTTGGGCCCCGAGGTCTACAGTCATCCGGAAGATGCAGGGGTGGTAGGAAGCGCGGGGCAATCGGTATGGCGCTTTCAGACGCAAGCCGCAGGCGAAGGTCATCTGATATTGGTTTATCAACAACCTTGGGCCCCTGAAGTGCGCCCGGTGCAGACCTTTGATTGTGCTATCAACGTGAAGTAA